GTCTTCGTCGTTATACCTCTGATCAATGTCGTATATCTCAGCTTCACCAACTGGGACCTGCTCAGAGCGACCAAGAAGTTCATCGGGTTCTCCAATTACCAGTACATATTCAAGGATGAGAAATTCCTGAAATCCATGCTGAACACCCTTTATTTTGCGGCTGTAAAGATTCCCCTCGATCTGGTCGTATCGCTTTTCATCGCTACGCTTCTGGACAGGAAGGTCTTCGCCCGCAGGTTTCTGAGAGCCTCGTATTTCGCTCCGGTGGTTCTCCCCATGGTGGCGGCCTCTCTCATATGGATATGGATTTACGATCCATCTCTCGGACCGCTTAACCAGATACTGGGGCTCTTTGGAGTCAAACCTATCCGGTGGCTGTACGATCCCGAGTGGGCGATGCCCTCGGTCATCTTCTTCGCCCTGTGGAAGGGGCTCGGCTACGATATTGTGATATTCCTGGCCGGTCTTCAGGCGATCCCCGAAACTTACGCCGAGGCCGCCAAAATAGATGGTGCCAGCGAGAGGAAGATATTTTTTAAAATCACCCTGCCCCTTCTTTCCCCGGTGATTTATTTCGTCATACTCATGGGAATTATAAACTCCTTCAAGATATTTACGCCGGTTTCGGTGATGACGCCGACCGGTGGACCCCTTTACAGCACCGGCGTGATGGTCTTCTACATTTATCAACAGGCCTTCCAGAATTACAGAATTGGCAGAGCTTCGGCGGCTGCTGTGATACTGTTCCTGATGATCCTTTCGCTCACATGGGTTCAGAGAAAGGCCAGTAGCAAGAAGGTGATCTACGAATGACAAAAAAAGGCCTAAAAGGCGAACGCGTAAGAAACAGAGTGGCTTTCATACTGCTGCTGGCAGGGCTTTTTGCGATGCTTTTCCCGCTCTTCTGGATGGTCCTGTCGGCCTTCAAGACAAAGGCTGATGTCTATTCGTATCCTCCAAAGTGGTTCCCCAGTTCCTGGAGCCTGCACAATTTCGCGAAAGTTTTCGAGATGGTCCCCTTCGGCCGGTACTATTTAAACAGCGTTCTGGTGACATCGCTTTCCACCATCGGACAGATTTTCGTTTCCATACTGGCCGCCTACTCGCTGGCGAGGCTGAGGTTCCCCTTCAAGAACCTCATCTTCATGTTCGTGGTCGTTACCATGCTGATGCCCTTCGTTGTAACGATGATACCGACTTTTCTGATAATCAGCAACCTCAAATGGATAGACACGTACCAGGGTTTGATCGTACCATTCCTCTTCAACGGTTTTTCGATAATCTTTCTGGTGCAATTTTTCATAACCGTTCCAGTCGATCTGCAGGATGCGGCCAGGATAGACGGGTGCGGTTATTTCGGGATCCTTTATCACGTTATTCTGCCAAACACGAAGCCGGCGATATCCACTATCGCTCTTTTTACATTCCTCGGCCACTGGACAGAATACCTCTGGCCACTGATAGTTATCAACACGACCGAGATGCGCACTCTCCCTATCGGGTTGAGATACTTGATGACCG
This portion of the Mesotoga infera genome encodes:
- a CDS encoding carbohydrate ABC transporter permease, coding for MPKRIRQRYNPREVAVAFICLAPALFLATVFVVIPLINVVYLSFTNWDLLRATKKFIGFSNYQYIFKDEKFLKSMLNTLYFAAVKIPLDLVVSLFIATLLDRKVFARRFLRASYFAPVVLPMVAASLIWIWIYDPSLGPLNQILGLFGVKPIRWLYDPEWAMPSVIFFALWKGLGYDIVIFLAGLQAIPETYAEAAKIDGASERKIFFKITLPLLSPVIYFVILMGIINSFKIFTPVSVMTPTGGPLYSTGVMVFYIYQQAFQNYRIGRASAAAVILFLMILSLTWVQRKASSKKVIYE
- a CDS encoding carbohydrate ABC transporter permease; translated protein: MTKKGLKGERVRNRVAFILLLAGLFAMLFPLFWMVLSAFKTKADVYSYPPKWFPSSWSLHNFAKVFEMVPFGRYYLNSVLVTSLSTIGQIFVSILAAYSLARLRFPFKNLIFMFVVVTMLMPFVVTMIPTFLIISNLKWIDTYQGLIVPFLFNGFSIIFLVQFFITVPVDLQDAARIDGCGYFGILYHVILPNTKPAISTIALFTFLGHWTEYLWPLIVINTTEMRTLPIGLRYLMTEGSSEYQLMMAASVMAIVPVLLVYMFSEKQFIKSITMTGLKS